One Fusarium oxysporum f. sp. lycopersici 4287 supercont2.44 genomic scaffold, whole genome shotgun sequence genomic window carries:
- a CDS encoding uncharacterized protein (At least one base has a quality score < 10) — translation MGEADQFPDIPWDDIDAIFKARLDKQTYDIHWIADALRPDTTGPNSKLPPSVFARVQEYMQKQLKNDDEYHRAFSEFTHFRMRTGGPDGLFNKHSAVYDDGFKPAMAWQCLLNQGSILARVAVKVMNTLANSVPSERSFSAINFIHTKARNRLTPMHADMQAFIFMNHRVLDRLKDQKYAHKKRWADLEEKDWLELEDSYLELFVNAQGKKVWMDGVMASTSGDFEWEGVLQSTGDILGVGTEVESEV, via the coding sequence ATGGGAGAGGCTGATCAGTTTCCTGATATTCCGTGGGACGACATTGACGCTATATTCAAAGCCCGGCTCGATAAGCAGACGTACGATATACATTGGATCGCCGATGCCCTCCGGCCTGATACAACAGGTCCAAATTCGAAACTGCCGCCTAGCGTCTTTGCGCGCGTACAAGAGTATATGCAGAAACAGCTGAAAAACGACGACGAATATCACCGTGCCTTTTCCGAATTCACACACTTCCGAATGCGTACAGGCGGCCCAGACGGCTTGTTTAATAAGCACAGCGCTGTATAcgatgatggcttcaagccaGCAATGGCGTGGCAGTGCCTCCTCAACCAGGGTTCGATTCTGGCTAGAGTAGCCGTGAAGGTAATGAACACGCTTGCGAACTCTGTGCCCTCAGAACGAAGTTTCTCTGCTATTAATTTCATACACACGAAAGCTCGAAATCGCCTTACGCCCATGCACGCTGACATGCAGGCTTTCATTTTTATGAACCACCGCGTATTAGATCGCCTTAAGGATCAGAAGTACGCCCATAAAAAGCGCTGGGCGgatcttgaggagaaggactgGCTAGAACTCGAAGATTCATATCTCGAGTTATTTGTGAATGCGCAGGGCAAGAAGGTCTGGATGGATGGTGTGATGGCCTCCACCAGTGGAGATTTTGAGTGGGAGGGTGTATTACAGTCGACGGGTGATATATTGGGGGTTGGCACTGAGGTGGAATCAGAGGTTTGA
- a CDS encoding uncharacterized protein (At least one base has a quality score < 10): MSGRVSKSKPHPKTLEAVKLSEYIVRFGDEIMPCSRCFRKGLSCQVKGDQSHRCQNCTEAKVVCDGSGVASYLEKNMKARVKLEKEESKLKRLLKLLWRNWLVFAVRSVC, translated from the exons ATGTCAGGTCGTGTTTCCAAAAGCAAACCTCATCCGAAAACGTTAGAGGCCGTCAAACTTTCTGAGTACATTGTCAGGTTTGGTGACGAGATCATGCCGTGTTCCCGTTGTTTCCGCAAGGGCCTTTCTTGTCAGGTCAAAGGCGATCAATCTCATCGGTGCCAGAATTGTACTGAGGCCAAGGTGGTGTGCGATGGTTCGGGTGTTGCTTCCTACT TGGAAAAGAACATGAAAGCTCGCGTTAAGttggagaaggaggagagcaAGCTGAAAAGGCTCTTGAAGCTGCTATGGCGAAATTGGCTCGTATTCGCAGTCAGAAGcgtttgttga
- a CDS encoding uncharacterized protein (At least one base has a quality score < 10) encodes MALQTEVWATAGSEGDLAGDDCFRRHFQEYRQSLSSPGIVQNTFIVVPIELIPESQNEELDPYWVWAYDADWDNSTEETVCSRGEKYQGRVKVAIYSLNAWFYAARWEGVSLRDMWLKAQMHQDKLWICYSKEM; translated from the exons ATGGCCCTCCAAACTGAGGTGTGGGCTACCGCAGGTTCTGAGGGAGACTTGGCTGGGGATGATTGCTTCCGACG ACACTTCCAAGAATATAGACAGTCTCTATCATCCCCAGGTATTGTGCAAAACACATTCATTGTAGTCCCTATTGAACTGATTCCTGAGTCTCAAAACGAAGAGCTTGATCCATATTGGGTTTGGGCATACGATGCAGACTGGGATAACTCTACTGAAGAGACCGTCTGCAGTAGAGGCGAAAAGTACCAAGGCCGAGTTAAGGTAGCTATCTACTCGCTTAACGCATGGTTCTATGCTGCGCGGTGGGAGGGCGTAAGCCTGCGAGATATGTGGCTTAAGGCACAAATGCACCAGGATAAACTATGGATCTGCTATTCAAAGGAGATGTAG